GCCCAGTACAGATAGTCCTCCTTGAAACTGGCCCATCATCCATTAGCTCTCTGACTTTTTGGAATGTGTTCTCCTCCTTAAAAAGAGGGACCTTTAATTACTTCCTGACTGACCCCTAACGCTGAAAAGCTGATGATTAATCATCCCACCGCATTACACTAACAAGGGATTTTACGGCCACTAAATAGATTTCTTGATcacaaaaatagtaatttttaactgGTTTTGGTCAACAGTTCTTCCTGAATCATTCCTAGATGTCTTGGTACACCATTTCCAATGCACTGTGTTTTTTGTGTTACTGGTAAAACATCAACTAAATGCTAATTGcaacaatttttccttttctgctaaTCAGGATGACCTAGAGGTCTCCTAAATAGGTTTCAATGAGAGTTTTAATGAGTAGAGTATTGGAAAATTCAACAGTAGGGTAGTCTTGCCTCTTTTCCTTTGAGAATAAGATAAAGCCATAAAACACACTGGGAACAATTTACTTAGTTCATTAAAGCAGAACCCTGCAGTAGGTTATTAAAATGCCAAAGAACCAATAAATTTGCTGCTTATTAAAATGGTGGGGAAAACCTTACAAAACTAATATTACTGATTATTACATAGAACTGTTTTAGCCTCATTAGCAGTCTCTAGTCATTAACTTAATCTTCCACACAGAAAATTATATAATTCAGAAAACGgtcattttaaaattgtattttcttttgtttgtcatTAATTAAATAATGAATCTCTAAGACAGCAAGAGGATACAGCTGCTTCTGTCACACTGTATGAGCTACATAGTAATATGAAGAATTAAATGGCTCTGCAAGATGTGTAGTACAGAGTATTAGCCAGATCTCAGTTTTGAATCCAGGAAATGGGTTTAAACTGCCTTCTTTCTGTGCATTCTTTAAATTTATTATGATACTGCCATATCAAAAGAATTAGCAGAGCTTAACTTTTATACATCCAAATACAGACAGCATACACAACCTAATTAAACATTTTAGCATACTTAAAGGTGACCAGTTTCCAAACCAGTTATTCAAGCTTGCATACAGGTGAAATGCAAATTGCAAGACAGGGAACATAGATAGGATGGTATCTATACACTGAGAGGATGTCACCTATAAAGTCATTCAATTCATAGCCAACTCAGACTTGATAAGGGCTGTACTTGAGCCAGAAGCCAGACTCAAACATGGTGTTTTCCAGACATGGtgtgttacagaatcacagaatcacagaattgtataggttggaaaagacctttaagatcatcgagtccaagtgtaaacctaacactaccaagaccaccactataccatgtccctaatgtccccatgtccccatgtccctatACCGTGTTCCTTGTAGAAAAAGAAGTGAGCACATGCTATAGAGGGAAAGAAGTTCAGGCTGTTAAAATCACAGGAGATCACTGCTCCCACTTATCTTCAGATGACTGTAAGTCCTGCTGGAGGTTCAATATTGTCAGCATGGGCCTTTGAGGGTCTCTGCCTTTTGATATTTCAAACCTTGCCAtccaaaataaacctttttttattttccaaacagcCTTAAAACTATCAGATGCACTAAGATGACTGAAATCCATAAGTGGAAGTACTCAGAGCCTTAGAGACAAATAGCAAGGCTTAGATCTGAGTCAACAAGAGGACTTCATAGAACTGTTGTGTTTTACTGTGCTTAAACTGTGGTGGACTCCAGCCTTTTGCAACAGGAGTCTCCAAGAGGAGTTGTCTGAAGTGCAAGGTTCTTGGTGTTGCAGGAAGTCCCACACTGCAAGTTCAGTTCAAGTGTTTGAAGGGAGCAGGGACTGACAGATCACTCTCCAAACTGCTGACTTCAACCAGAGGACTACACAGAAAGGAGCAAAGAGGAAATGCTGGAGGAGATACCTAGGACCTGCCTTCCCTGTCCAATTAGTAGTGGAAAAactgggggtgggaaggagagaaaacacaTTTAGAATCACTTCTTACAAACTGTGCTTGCAAGAGTCTAAATATAAGCGACAACCcagtggaagcagaggaagaaaatacactCACCTCCAATAGGCGGTCCCAGCAATATCGTGCAGCACTCCACAATGGTGACTAGGCCAACAGCACTTGTGAACCGGGTGGCTCCCACGAGGTCCATGAGCGTTTCAAAGAGCATGGCACAAACCATGCCAAAGGCCAAGCCAAAAAAGACGGAGTAGACAACAAGCCCCGTGTAGCCGGAAGCCAGCGGGCACAGAAGGTGGCAGGTGCCGTTGAAAGCAATGGCGAAGCTGAAAAAGTACTGAATCCGCGGCCTCACCCACTTGCTGTTTGCAATGATGCCAGTGGTAGGTCGGGCAATCATATCCACGATAGCAAGGATcgaaaggaggaaagcagctgaATATTCATCAATGCCGATGTGCTTTGCATAGGGTGCCAGAAAAACAATGGGGGCAAAAAATCCCAAGAACATGAGCACATTTCCGATCAGGTAAATCAAGAACCCTCTGTGcttaaagagggaaaaatcaaGGTACTGATTGATTTTTTCACAACagtcctttcctccttcctcttccattttggTCTCCATGGGGACGTTCATGGGACTACTCATTTCCATGGGATCCTTAGTGACCTCGTCTTTGAGAGCATCTTTCCCTTCCTCAATCGCCTGGGTTTTGACTAATGCTGTGGCTGCCCCGATGGGTCTGAAGAGGGCTCCTGCCACACAGCAGTTTAATAAAATTGCCCCAAGAATTAAAAAGCTGCCCCTCCAGCCAAAATTGTCAAAAAGGAACTGGTTGAGAGGAGCCAGGGTGCACAGCATCACGGGGCTCCCCGCCATAGCAAGGCCATTCGCAATGGGTCTcctctttaaaaagtatttccctATGATTATCACTGATGGCTGGAGGTTGAGAGCAAGGCCGAATCCtggaacagagaaaaataattgagaCACACAAAGGAAGATTTGAGACCCATTTATCCTCAGCTCATTGTTTTCAGCAAATTCATGGACAATTGGTCCACTGGTGGCTCTTCAACATGGATGCAAACTTTGCTCAAGATATCCCTAAGCTTCTGGCTGCCGCATTTGGGTAACCAGACCCCAGAAAGATCCTTTCTTTCAGTCAGAGAACGCCCCTTCCTTTTGAACTGCAAATCTCTTGGGTGGCAAGCCTAGCACAAAGAGTTTGCTTCAGAATAAATTGAAACTATACCCTCAGTGAATGCTGGCTGGTTTTGTCCAGACACAGCAGCCTTGTTGGAGGAAAGGAtggatctattaaaaaaaaattacaactccCAGTTTGAGGAAGGTTATTCTGGCTTGGACAGTGCTAACCACCAAAGCACATCTTTTTCAcatgcagctggggctggcaaCCACTTCCATGGGTGGTGGGCGCCCAACACTGCTGCTGGGCAGACAGACCTCCACAGAAAATAACATCACCCATCTCAGCCGCTACTAATTTGGTGGTGTGAGCAATTCAGGTCTGATGCAAAAGATTAAGAGGTCTGCAAGTACACAGCAAAACAGCTAGTGAGGATGCTAATTAAACAGGACCCTAGagtgtttcttttaattaaaatttatttttattgcatttagaTATATAAATGGTATTATAAATCTGCATTGCTAATTCAGTTAGCCAGCTTCTCTTGCACAAGTGAAATCTGAAGGCACATACTAAATGCTGTGATGGTCTCAACTTTCTGTGGTTCTGTTTGAGAGCACTAGCATATAATAGTCTCttcttttcaaacatttctgtGACGTGcagtatttccttaaaaatttaaattttcagaactctatcaaaattacatttaaaaatcatgCCACATATTTTCCACCCTATCATCCAAGAAAGAATGAACCACATTAGAACAAAGCAGAAATGTAATCCTTGAAGTGATGATACCAGAGAACATGAATCCTGAAAATAGGGTCATGCAAATTTTTTCTTGTTCATTAGTCTATATAATTAGTTTGTTTAACTGTGCAGTACATAATTAGGCATATTGCTTTACAGAGATAATTTAGAAAGGTCAAGGTCCTCAAAATTAACTAATGAACACTATCATTACTCGCTGATAGAGTAGAATCCAACTGATGCAACAGAATTCAACTGATGTTGGATAGCTTCAGTTTGAATGGTTACACAAAATTATGATTTTTGCCAAGtataagattcttttttttttaattacttggaAGCttacaacattaaaataaattgaaatgggAACATATTAAAATTACTCTCACTATTACACTCACACATTCTCAGTATGAACTTTTCTAGATAGTCCACATATTTGGTAGGGCAAGTCTTTGGGAAGTACAGCCTGCTCGTAATGCATAAGGAGCCAAATTCATGCCGTGAGAGGGCTGACCTGAGAACTACGGAGGCAAAACACAGCCTTGGTTAGAGAACATCCTGGACGGTGCTCAGACACAGGAATGCATCTTCTTTGAGAAGATGCAACACAGTGGATTAGAGTTTGCTTTAACTCTGTAGTTCCCAGGCTGGTGGGTAAGGGCAGAAATTGAACCATCATTTCCACAGAATCATTTTTGGTAGGGACCTACCACATGTCATGTGCAGAAGGAAAATCAGACTGGATGCCAGCTACCCACTTAACCAATAATCAACTCAGATTTTTTATTATGTGAACATTAATTTGCCAGTCAGACAAATCTAATTTGATATTACCTCATGCTCTTCCCATTAATTAAATTTGGAGAGTTTCAAATTGACTGACTGGAATTTCAATTTACTTTAACCTTTTGGCTGGCTTTAGTTGGAAATATTTAtatccattttatttcagttttcaggaaCTACAGCAGTTTTTCCATGGCTGAAATTGTTACTCAAATAACCACATTTTCTCCCCAAGGGTATGACAGAGAGGCCTATCGGTGGTGTTGCATCAACAGAAGCAAGCCCGTGCCAGAGGGAGCATCCTTCCCCAGATGAAGCACATCTCCCTCATATTAGAAGGAAATAAGTCGTGCTTCAGGAGTGAGCTGTGTAGCTATTGATCTTGTTCTTACTTTATTAGCAAGGGAAGATCCTACCAGGTATTTCAATGCTCAACATTAACAGCTGAGGCAAAGACTCCAGTCTCATTAGTCAACATGCTTCACCCTAGATCCCATTTTATTTCGTGGCGGTCTAATTGGTACAGCTTGAACTAAACTCTGACCAGTCGTTATTGCCTTGCATTTAGCTTTGAAATTTGCTGCTACTACCTGAGACTTGAAGAAGAGGGTGCATGCCTAAACACCTGTTTAATGCATCCAGGCTGGCATCTACCCAGGTCGACAGCTTGCAAaccccatttctttttctaagcACTATAAGGAAACAAATGAGGAAGAGAACATGGGTTTTACAGCGTATGCAAGGTGCCTCACGCAGCCCACAGCTCGGTGCCATCAAGGACAGAGCTGCTTCAGAGCTGCCTCTGACTGCGgagcccagcccctgctctgcatGCAAATGGAAGAAGACCTAATCAAGAAAGCAACTGAGATTGCCGTGTCTAATCCCTCCACTGTAAACAGATACTTCCCACTCTGCTCCTCTGAAGAGATTTCTATTAATATGCCAGAGGCACAGGACTGTAGCAGGGACCTCCTAGTACCAACTACCTTGTTTTTATCTCCATCCCTGCAAATTACATGAACACGGTCTTTTACGTCAGTCTGTTTCCTTTTCAGGCTAGTAGGAAGGAGGCTAGAAAGAGAGTGATGTTTACAGGTTGCTTTACAGCCATTGCAAATCGCCTTTACAGAAGTCTCTCTCCTCGTACAGTAACGCTGTCTCAGCCGCATGATGAGCAGGCAGCTTCATAATTGCCCTTGAATGCTTCCATGTTAGGCCTGACCAGCGAAAGCACTGCAAGCGTAATTAGAGGCATCAAGCATGTTAGCAGGATTACAAGCATCTTCGCTCCTCTGTCAAATTAATATTCCTTCCCCAGCACACACCCCGTGCCTGGAAATGATGGGTTATTAGCTAAGACCTCATCCATATAGCTGCCCTCATTCAGCAAGCAGGAGGAAAAGACGTACACCACAAAAAATGTGCTTTGCTCTGAGGAAACATCACAGCATTAAAGACGAGGAGATACGGGGGCAGTTTGTCCCTGTACCCTGTTGCTGGCATGAGGGTTACATACATGCATTGAGCACAGCTCGTACTATCAGCTCTCTGGGGTGGGCAACAGACCAGATTTGCAAAGATATTCAGGGACCAAAAAAGAGCAGGGTCTTCATAAATCCTAGGCCCATTGAGGTTAGGCACAAAATTCCCTCCTGGCACATTTTTAGACAAGTACCTTTGAAAATAGGAGTTGGTACCTTCCTACAGCACTGTTCCTTGCCCGAGTCCTTCTGCTCAccaaaatgcatatatttttagcAAAGGATTTATGGTTTCCATGTGCTAATCCAGCGTTAGTCAACTTGCTAGAGGACATTTGTTGAGTAGGGAATGATGCAAGCTCATGCATCGATAAATATTGAATTTATCCATGGGAGAcattggttatttttatttctcattgcttTGTTTCTGGAATCTCTTTCAAGGAATCTGCAAGATTTATTCATTCAGTAACAACACAGTTTCATCTAACTACAGTGACTCTCCTTAGAAAGAGTAAGGTTTAAGAGAAGGAGTCCTACATGGGGATTTATTCACTACTGTACAGATTTAATAAAGCAATATTGGTGTAGGAGAACAGGGTGACAAACTTTCTGTCCCAATTTACTTTGCTAGTGGCtggttttattgattttaaatgttGAGCTCGCACTTCTCATGTTCAGAAAGCAGCAACACTTAATGTGGCTGCAGAGAGATAGGGAACATTCATTAAAACATACACCTTGCAACCTCAAAAGCCGATTTTGAACTCATAGTGTCATGTTTTCAGGCAGATGTCCTAGCTGCACTGGAAGAAATGTTGGCTGTACCTTAGCCAAAATAGTCAAACAAAAATGCTTACAATTAAGCATCTATACTCACACAGGTAGAGAACTCCAATCCATCTACCTTTAAAAGCAATAACCCAGCACCTGCAGGCTTTAAAGAAGCTGGACCAAGCCTATGCCTTCTCCTGTTTGAGTTTCCAATATGGAAATTCATATTTCAATACAGACAATTCAAATTGTAACTTCAATAAGgaaatatagttttatttttttctcaataggGAGAATATTGCATATTTTCAATCAACTCCAGTAGTTATTATTTTCAGATAAAGGACCTCCTAACCTCACAAGCAGGCAAAGGGCAAGTAAATTAAAGCAAACCCTTGAAATCTGATTTCATATATCTCATAGAGAGAAGATAACGCACAGTAATATAGGAACACAGGTGCTTTCTTCATAGTCGCACTTGTCTCAAAGGGCTTGCCTTGCCCAGGGCAGAGCGCGGTCAACCTGCGTTCGCTTCAGTGGGAGCTGAGGGCACTGATGGCCATCCTCACCATCGCCTCTGGCCGAGAGCACTCATCTGCAAAGAGCACATCCCTTGCTAAGATCCCGCACGCGATGTTCAGCCAGGAACACAGCGCTTAGTGGGGATATGCTCTTTGCTAAAGTTCATCGGGTGCAGTTAAGCGAGGGCCGTTGTCCCACCAGCTTTTTATCTCACCAGCTTCCCATTGCGTTTGGCTGAGGCGCCCCAGTGTGGATGCCCCAAGCCATCAGAAGTGAACCTCAAGTGCGGGTGGAAAGGGGATGTTTTCTCCTTACCTGTAATGAAGCCCACGCAGATGTAGAGCTGCAGGATGCTGGTGCAGAAGGCGGCTGAGACCATCCCAATGCCACACAGCAGGCCTCCGAATATAACCACAGGTCGGCTGCCATAGCGGTTTACTAAAATACTGCTAATGGGACCTGGGGAAAGAGTGCAAAGTGGTCCATGAGGTAGGTATCTTCTGACAGAAGGGCATGTTTGACACAAAGCAGGTAAAACTCTGCAATATCAGTGCCCCTGAGGTGCTGCTGACAGCTTCTACGGTGACTTcaggaggaaaatggaaaaagagaggaagataatCCACACTGTGTGGAGATGGCAGCATGTCCCATGCCACACAGTGGCTGTGTAGTCAGTGACAGCTCCTGTCCCCAGGACTTCAACATGTCATCAGAGAAGGCAAATGGCAATAACAAGTCAGGTGAACACATGACCCCAACACAGGAGCTTCCTGATTCATTATGATGCTAAACATTACGCACAAAGCAGTGGTTCATATTACGAGGCTGATATCATGCATACTGTTGCATTTTTAATGCCTCTATTTAATGCAATTCTGATACTACTGACTAGGACTGAAGCTTCAGCAGAACAGTTGTTAATTAAATCTTAATAGCAGTCTATGTAGGTAGAAAAGTTTGGGATGATGGATTAGCCGGAGCTCAAAAGAACCAGTTTGGTCTTGCATTTATGTAAAGAGGTGGTTCAGGAAAGTGCAAAATTATGAAAGAGGGAAATGCCTTAACAAAGACTGTGCACGCTAAAAGGAAGCACTGAAATCTGAGGAAATGAAACATGCCAGCAGCTTTGGGTGGAGAAGGAACGAAAGGGGATCTTTTGTATAGTACTTTCAACTAGCTGGAGGACCAGTaaaaatcagaatcacagaataatataTGTTGGAGGGACTTTGAAGGTCTCAGgaccaacctcttgctcaaagcaaagCCAACGCTGAAGTTAGATCAGGCTGAGAAGTCAGAACTAGAGAAAGCAAACCTAGCAGGAAAGAGTGGTCCAGAAGTCAAGCTATGAGGTGTAAGAAAAAGATTCTGTATTACTCAAAAAACCCTGaagcaaaatgctgcaaaaatgatGCTGGAAATAAGGCAGGGGGATACAGGCAGCATTTGGTATCTTATCTTACCTGACTATTTCTGGTGTTACTCAGCACACAGCAATGGTGTTTCGGAGCCCAGTGTGCCTGTTTGCCTTCATTCCCGCTGTTACAAACAGCCCACACCGTCCACACAGAGATTACTGGAAACGGGTATTCTAAGCTTGCAGGCACCTCTGAAGAGTTTGACTGTGGGATCTACCTCACCGCAGAGCCATTTGGTAGGATATTTACCTTTGCTTAACTAATCTCAGCCAGAAATAGTGCCAGAGCTCTTTCCAGACCCTGCAAACCATGGCACACTTGAGCGCAGGAGCCGGACCCAAAAACCCCAATATCCCCTCAGCATGGCTGACAGCGTCCAAACAAGTTCTCAGCTGTTATAATGTGCAAGAATAAAAACCAGTAGGTATGACTGGTTTAATCTAGGGAATGACACCCAGTGTTACATCTGGAACATGTAAAATACTTTCCACTAGATGTCTAAGATCAAAACACTCATAAATGAAATACACACAAGCACAGTCTTAACAGAGTCCCTGTAATTGCGTGATCTGCGAGCTGGTCCCATTGAATGCACCATCCAATTAAAATTTCTGTGAGTGTATAATTACGTGAAGAGTTTTTTCTCCTAATCCTGCAACTGGATTCACATGCATGAATCCTTTTGCTTCACAGAGCACTACAAAATTCAATGAGAAGTTCTGGGGAAAGAGATATGTATGTCAGATCAGCACAGCAGGAAAGGGACCCCTTTCTCACTGAGTTTCCCCTGGTCAGGGCTTGGACTTGCATCACGCTTGATCTGGTCCCAGCGTGTCCTGTAATTCAATAGATCCTGTAATTCAATAGTTCCTCGGAAAGGCACCAACACATTCCTCTGCAGCCTAAGGGTACACAACTCTTCCATTTTTCAATTTTCCACATGTCCGCATTTCTCCACAATCAATCTAATTACTCAActaagaaaatgcagtttcaatTACCCCTCCCGCTGGAAGGGGGCTTTCACATTAGCCCTAAAACTACAGGATGTTGTACCATGGAGCAGAGCATTTAAAGCCCACAAGATTTCTGCTAAGGCCCCTCTCCTGCTCTGATTCAGGGCAATTCCTGGGGAGAGAAGCCCCTGCTatgagaagtaaaacaaaatgcttacTTAGGTCCCACTCTTGCAGCATCCACCTCAGGAGAAGGAGAATATGGATCCACGTCGCCCTCACTCCAGTCCATAAGCTGTCGTATTGGCTTCACCCACCAGTAAGGATGGGTTTGGACCATGACAGCAGATGTTGAACTGGAAGGGGCTGAGGGTGGGACACATTCTGCTCTGCTTCCCGGCTACGGGGACAACCTGGGCTAGAGGCTGGAGcagatgaaaacaaaagtttGTATCCCAACCACTGGCTTTACAAATGAGAGCACCCTTCCTGTGCCCCGGGGGCACCCTCCATGAAGGTGCAGCGTCCTCAACCACATCCCAGCTTCCCAGCCATCATTTATTAAGCCATGAGACCACAACTGCTCCCTGTTCTTGTCTTGCGTGATCCCACAGCAATGCTTTATAGCAGGTCTGTGTGACCTTCAACAAACAGCCTTCATCTGCTATAACCAGCATTACCAGTTTTACAGGGGGATAATCAGTCCCACTTGTTTGCCAGTCCGGGTGGGAGAGCTGTGGTCTCAAAGTTGTTatctgcctgggctgggctgagctcacAGGGAACTGTGACGAACTTCAGAAGCAACGTAAGCCTTTCTCCTTCGCAGCCTGAAACCTTAAGCCCAGGCCCTGTGAGCCTGCTTTGCTAAAGCAGCGTACAGGATCACAGCACGCACTTGTGAGTGACAGCATTTGATctccctgaccagcctcacccaCATAGGACTGAGTGTCGGAGACCTCTAAGATACTAAGTGCAGCCAGTTAGAGCAGAAAACAGGAGCAAAGCATCCGGACTAAACTTTTCCAGCCACTGGAGAATCCACAGTGAAGGCCATGATGAGCACTCAACCTGCAGGGAAAGCATCAGCTTTACGagacaccagagaatccaacCCAAGGCCTCAAACAGTTTGGAAACCAAACTTCCCTGACAGGGCAAAGGTTTTGTAATAGTCCTGAGCAGACCTTTCAAATGCactgaagcaaatgcaaaatCACATCCCCAAAATTACTTCCACTTAAGTCACCTGGACCTACAGAAACGTCCATAGGCTTTAATGGAGCAGCCTTTCAAAACCTGTCCCATCTCTCGGCAGAAACCAGCGCACGCAATATGTCACATAGCTGTGCACACTTCAGCACGCAAACCCTGCCAATTTGGGCAGGCGTACAAAGCACAGACGTGTACACCTTCAGCCTGCCCAGATGTCTTCAGTGATCAGCATCACACCCAACAGATCTAAATGCacctctcctgcccagctctgccacgtGCCACCCGTACTGTATTTCTCACAGGGGGCTGATTAGCCATCACGGATTTGATAACTTTAACAGCAGCATTCTGGGGAGCTTCAAAAAACATCGAATAGCTGAAGTCAGGGCAGAGGAA
This sequence is a window from Mycteria americana isolate JAX WOST 10 ecotype Jacksonville Zoo and Gardens chromosome 11, USCA_MyAme_1.0, whole genome shotgun sequence. Protein-coding genes within it:
- the LOC142415454 gene encoding monocarboxylate transporter 2-like, with the protein product MPPPANVGRAPGPPDGGWGWVVVFGAFVSIGFAYAFPKGIAIFFKEIQDFFGTSYSEIAWVSSIMLATTYGAGPISSILVNRYGSRPVVIFGGLLCGIGMVSAAFCTSILQLYICVGFITGFGLALNLQPSVIIIGKYFLKRRPIANGLAMAGSPVMLCTLAPLNQFLFDNFGWRGSFLILGAILLNCCVAGALFRPIGAATALVKTQAIEEGKDALKDEVTKDPMEMSSPMNVPMETKMEEEGGKDCCEKINQYLDFSLFKHRGFLIYLIGNVLMFLGFFAPIVFLAPYAKHIGIDEYSAAFLLSILAIVDMIARPTTGIIANSKWVRPRIQYFFSFAIAFNGTCHLLCPLASGYTGLVVYSVFFGLAFGMVCAMLFETLMDLVGATRFTSAVGLVTIVECCTILLGPPIGGTLIDTFGDYKYMFIKCGAVMVLAGTFLFIMNYYNYRMLAKEEKERKAKEEDPKSVRTENEGGNNWNKETVQDGLELEPLREEQGLKKEANGTKEV